A window of the Hevea brasiliensis isolate MT/VB/25A 57/8 chromosome 6, ASM3005281v1, whole genome shotgun sequence genome harbors these coding sequences:
- the LOC110650251 gene encoding dof zinc finger protein DOF2.2-like: MVFSSIPVYLDPPNWQQQPNQQGGVRNENPQLPPLPPPPHVGGGGTGSIRPGSMADRARLAKIPQPEVALKCPRCESTNTKFCYFNNYSLSQPRHFCKTCRRYWTRGGALRNVPVGGGCRRNKKSKSQSSSKSPVSSEGKMDSNSSSTNAVPSEIIGHLSPQPSQLPFMTSLHNLTQFGIGNLGLSFGGIQGHMGAASGSSGQTDMGFQMGSNSGMSTAILPTGGVQQFPFFEPPPTGLYPFQSEGVEASTSMVGDIQLRSLTSRSRVSQLAPVKMEDNQGLNLSKPFLGISESNQYWNGNNWTDLSGLNSSSSSHLF, translated from the exons atgGTTTTCTCTTCAATTCCAGTCTATTTAGATCCTCCCAACTGGCAGCAG CAACCAAATCAACAAGGAGGAGTTAGGAATGAAAACCCCCAGCTTCCACCTCTTCCTCCACCTCCTCATGTCGGCGGCGGTGGCACTGGCTCGATTAGACCTGGTTCGATGGCTGATCGAGCCAGGTTAGCAAAGATACCACAGCCAGAGGTAGCCCTAAAATGCCCAAGGTGTGAATCCACCAATACCAAGTTTtgctattttaataattatagccTCTCTCAACCCCGCCACTTCTGCAAAACATGTCGGCGATACTGGACTAGAGGTGGTGCCCTTAGAAATGTTCCAGTTGGAGGTGGATGCCGGAGAAACAAGAAAAGCAAAAGCCAAAGTAGCTCAAAATCCCCAGTTTCCAGTGAAGGGAAAATGGATTCAAATTCAAGCTCAACAAATGCTGTTCCTTCAGAGATTATTGGTCATTTGTCTCCACAACCAAGTCAATTACCTTTCATGACCTCTTTGCATAACCTTACTCAATTTGGTATTGGAAATCTTGGGCTAAGCTTTGGAGGAATTCAGGGACACATGGGAGCAGCTAGTGGTAGTAGTGGACAGACTGATATGGGATTCCAGATGGGAAGCAATTCAGGCATGAGTACTGCCATTTTACCAACTGGAGGAGTGCAACAATTCCCTTTCTTTGAGCCACCACCCACTGGCTTATACCCATTTCAAAGTGAAGGTGTTGAAGCATCAACTTCCATGGTAGGGGATATCCAGCTCCGATCATTGACTTCTCGCTCTAGGGTTTCTCAGTTGGCTCCAGTGAAGATGGAAGATAACCAAGGGTTGAATTTATCCAAACCATTTCTGGGTATTTCGGAGAGCAATCAGTACTGGAATGGAAATAACTGGACAGATTTATCAGGTCTCAACTCTTCTTCCTCTAGCCATCTCTTTTAA